Within Synechococcus sp. NB0720_010, the genomic segment TGGACAGGTTCGTCGGGCGACGCGGACGCCCTTTGGCAGCTTCACCCAGGTGGCGCCCTGTCCCACCTGTGAAGGAACCGGCCAGGTGATTGCCGATCCCTGTGGCGCCTGCGGCGGGCAGGGCCTGCAGCAGGTCCGCAAAAAGTTGCGCATCAATATCCCGGCGGGTGTCGACACCGGCACGCGGCTGCGGGTGGCCGACGAGGGCAACGCCGGACAGCGGGGCGGCCCCGCCGGCGACCTCTACGTCTTCCTGACGGTTCAGTCCCACCCGAGCCTCCGCCGCGACGGGATCAACATCCACTCCGAGGTGACGGTCAACTACCTCCAGGCGATCCTCGGCGACACCATTGAGGTGGAGACCGTCGATGGTCCTGAGCAGTTGGAGATTCCGGCAGGCACCCAGCCCGGAGCGGTCCTGACCCTGACGGGTAAGGGTGTTCCGAAGCTGGGCAATCCCGTGGCGCGGGGCAACCACCTGATCCAGATCAAGGTGCAGCTCCCCACCAAGGTCAACCGCGAGGAGCGTGAGCTGCTCGAACAGTTGGCGGGGCACCACACGGCCAAGGGGCAGAAGCATCCCCACAAGAGCGGGCTGTTTGGCGGTTTGTTTGGCTAGGTCAGTGATGACCCAGCTCGACCTGCGCGGTACCCCCTGCCCGCTCAATTTCATTCGCACCAAACTGGCCCTCGAGAAGCTGTCCGCAGGCGAGTGGCTTCAGGTTGATTTGGATGCCGGAGAGCCCGAGCAGATGGTGGCCAGCGGCTTGCGAGAGGCCGGACATCGCGTTGAGCTGGAGGCCATGGAACCCGGGGCGGTGCGTTTGTTGATCTGTCGCTGTGGCTGAAGCCCTGGTGATGGCCCTCGAGGCCAACTTCTGCCGGGTGCAACTGGATCGGCCTGGCCCTGGAGGGGTGGACCAACTGCTCTGTGTGCGCCGCACGCGGCTGGGCAAGACCGGACAGCAGATTTGCGTTGGCGATCGGGTCGAGGTGGAGGGCATCGACTGGCCTGAAGCCCGGGCGGCGATTGCGGCGGTGGCCCCCCGCAGCAGCCTGCTG encodes:
- a CDS encoding sulfurtransferase TusA family protein, translating into MTQLDLRGTPCPLNFIRTKLALEKLSAGEWLQVDLDAGEPEQMVASGLREAGHRVELEAMEPGAVRLLICRCG
- the dnaJ gene encoding molecular chaperone DnaJ; the protein is MADFYDLLGVSRDADADTLKRSYRRLARQYHPDINKDPGAEDKFKEIGRAYEVLSDPQTRARYDQFGEAGLGGAAGMPDMGDMGGFADLFETFFSGFGGGMGGPSAGGARRRGPRQGDDLRFDLTISFSEAVFGREKEIQIRHLETCNSCSGSGAKSGSGPTSCGTCGGAGQVRRATRTPFGSFTQVAPCPTCEGTGQVIADPCGACGGQGLQQVRKKLRINIPAGVDTGTRLRVADEGNAGQRGGPAGDLYVFLTVQSHPSLRRDGINIHSEVTVNYLQAILGDTIEVETVDGPEQLEIPAGTQPGAVLTLTGKGVPKLGNPVARGNHLIQIKVQLPTKVNREERELLEQLAGHHTAKGQKHPHKSGLFGGLFG